In Mastigocladopsis repens PCC 10914, a single window of DNA contains:
- a CDS encoding DUF1818 family protein has product MERVIKSGLGWRIGWNPAAPEFKGLVGTEDWAIELTEAELNDFCRLLAQLADTMKQIATELMDEEKIACEAESDLLWMEVEGYPHAYSLRFILKTGRCAEGEWKDSAVLELLQASEMIKVF; this is encoded by the coding sequence ATGGAACGTGTTATAAAAAGTGGACTTGGTTGGCGCATCGGCTGGAATCCAGCAGCACCAGAGTTTAAAGGTTTAGTGGGTACAGAGGATTGGGCAATTGAATTAACAGAAGCCGAGTTGAATGATTTTTGTCGGCTACTGGCGCAACTAGCAGACACCATGAAGCAAATTGCAACTGAATTAATGGATGAAGAAAAGATTGCCTGTGAAGCCGAAAGCGATTTATTATGGATGGAAGTAGAAGGCTATCCTCATGCCTATAGTCTGCGCTTTATTTTGAAAACAGGGCGTTGTGCAGAAGGCGAATGGAAAGATTCTGCTGTTCTTGAGTTACTGCAAGCCTCTGAAATGATCAAGGTTTTTTAG
- a CDS encoding DNA-directed RNA polymerase subunit omega, which translates to MLKRSKFETTQSQIMHRAEELISAASNRYRITVQVANRAKRRRYEDFDGADDAMMKPVLRAIIEMSDELTQPEIIGEV; encoded by the coding sequence ATGCTAAAGCGTTCTAAGTTCGAGACGACTCAATCGCAAATTATGCACCGTGCTGAGGAGCTGATTAGTGCAGCCTCAAATCGCTACCGCATTACAGTTCAAGTGGCAAATCGTGCGAAGCGTCGGCGTTATGAAGACTTTGACGGTGCGGATGATGCAATGATGAAGCCAGTGTTGAGGGCAATTATCGAGATGTCCGATGAACTCACTCAACCAGAAATTATTGGCGAAGTCTAA